From one Conyzicola nivalis genomic stretch:
- the ligA gene encoding NAD-dependent DNA ligase LigA — translation MAENYAPEHLDNARDEAQGLTTRILELRDAYYDRDTTLVSDAEYDAMMKRLEELERLFPEIASQDSPTQNVGGRADVALFDPVVHAERMLSLDNVFSIDEFEAWAAKVEQNSGRRVRYLCELKIDGLAINLRYENGLLTSAATRGDGRVGEDVTENVHLIPVIPRRLAGSGHPPIVEVRGEVFFPVAAFEALNARQVELGEREFANARNAASGSLRQKAEGKNAAQLDLMHARLGRLRMLVHGIGAWPNPPVSSQSETYELLKSWGLPTSPYYSVVDTASEAVRFIEHYGAHRGDPDHEIDGIVVKVDELALHEELGATSRAPRWAIAYKYPPEQVQTKLLDIVVSVGRTGRATPFAVMEPARVAGSVVRQATLHNQDVVKLKGVLIGDTVVLRKAGDVIPEVLGPVVELRDGTEHAFVMPTNCPECGTPLAPAKEGDIDLRCPNARACPAQVRGRVEHVGSRGALDIEALGEVTAAALTQPAVPTTPPLVNEARLFDLTLEELVPIEVIVRDAETGLPRLEDDGSPRRRAPFQRVADEYAPEAADLSAAERRKAGYRKNYRVVYPSAHVEKLLRELELAKTKELWRILVSLSIRHVGPVAARALAGYFGSLDAIRAAPREELAAVDGVGGIIADALIDWFAVDWHVDIIERWAAAGVQFAIPGHPGPGAAGDNDGPLAGITVVATGSLEGFTREGALEAIIAAGGKAASSVSKKTDFVAAGPGAGSKLGKAEDLGIRILDAAEFARLLEGGPAAVALPEDDSDEAPSEDASTAIPSETDSAGDDAVESAVDSETAAPAK, via the coding sequence GTGGCTGAGAACTATGCACCGGAGCACCTCGACAACGCACGCGACGAAGCGCAGGGGCTGACCACGCGCATCCTCGAACTGCGCGACGCCTACTACGACCGCGACACGACGCTCGTGTCCGACGCCGAGTACGACGCGATGATGAAACGGCTCGAAGAACTCGAGCGGCTCTTCCCCGAGATCGCCAGCCAAGACAGCCCCACCCAGAACGTCGGCGGTCGTGCCGACGTCGCGCTCTTCGACCCGGTCGTGCACGCCGAGCGCATGCTCAGTCTCGACAACGTGTTCTCGATCGACGAGTTCGAAGCGTGGGCGGCCAAGGTCGAGCAGAACTCCGGGCGCCGGGTGCGGTACCTCTGCGAGCTCAAGATCGACGGGCTCGCCATCAACCTGCGCTACGAGAACGGCCTGCTGACCAGCGCGGCCACTCGCGGAGACGGCCGCGTCGGCGAAGACGTGACCGAGAACGTGCACCTGATCCCGGTGATCCCGCGCCGCCTGGCCGGCAGCGGTCACCCGCCCATCGTCGAGGTGCGCGGCGAGGTCTTTTTCCCGGTCGCCGCCTTCGAGGCGCTCAACGCGCGGCAGGTCGAACTGGGGGAGCGCGAGTTCGCGAACGCGCGCAATGCCGCGTCCGGTTCGCTGCGCCAGAAGGCCGAGGGCAAGAACGCCGCCCAGCTCGACCTCATGCACGCCCGCCTCGGCCGGCTGCGCATGCTCGTGCACGGCATCGGCGCCTGGCCCAATCCCCCTGTCTCGTCGCAGAGCGAGACTTACGAGCTGCTGAAGAGCTGGGGCCTGCCGACCAGCCCGTACTACAGCGTGGTCGACACCGCGTCCGAGGCTGTGCGTTTCATCGAGCACTACGGTGCGCACCGCGGCGATCCCGACCACGAGATCGACGGGATCGTCGTCAAGGTCGACGAGCTCGCGCTGCACGAAGAACTCGGGGCCACCAGCCGCGCCCCCCGCTGGGCCATCGCCTACAAGTACCCGCCCGAGCAGGTGCAGACCAAACTGCTCGACATCGTGGTCAGCGTCGGTCGCACCGGCAGGGCCACCCCGTTCGCGGTGATGGAACCGGCGCGCGTGGCCGGATCGGTCGTGCGCCAGGCCACGCTGCACAACCAAGACGTCGTGAAGCTCAAGGGCGTGCTCATCGGCGACACCGTGGTGCTGCGCAAGGCCGGCGACGTGATTCCCGAGGTGCTCGGCCCGGTCGTCGAGCTGCGCGACGGCACCGAGCACGCCTTTGTGATGCCCACGAACTGCCCGGAATGCGGCACCCCGCTCGCCCCGGCGAAAGAGGGCGACATCGACCTGCGCTGCCCGAATGCCCGCGCCTGCCCCGCCCAGGTGCGCGGCCGTGTCGAGCACGTCGGCAGCCGCGGCGCGCTCGACATCGAGGCGCTCGGCGAGGTCACGGCGGCCGCGCTCACCCAGCCGGCCGTTCCGACCACACCACCGCTCGTCAACGAGGCCCGGCTATTCGACCTCACCCTCGAAGAGCTCGTGCCGATCGAGGTGATCGTGCGCGACGCCGAGACCGGCCTCCCGCGGCTCGAAGACGACGGGAGCCCCCGTCGCCGCGCGCCGTTCCAGCGGGTCGCCGACGAATACGCCCCCGAGGCGGCCGACCTCAGCGCGGCCGAGCGCCGCAAGGCCGGGTACCGCAAGAACTACCGCGTGGTGTACCCCTCGGCGCACGTCGAGAAGCTGCTGCGGGAGCTCGAGCTCGCCAAGACGAAGGAGCTGTGGCGCATCCTCGTCTCGCTCAGCATCCGGCACGTCGGACCGGTCGCGGCCCGCGCGCTCGCCGGATACTTCGGCTCGCTCGACGCCATCCGCGCGGCCCCGCGTGAAGAACTCGCCGCCGTCGACGGCGTGGGGGGCATCATCGCCGACGCGCTCATCGACTGGTTCGCCGTCGACTGGCACGTCGACATCATCGAGCGCTGGGCGGCGGCCGGCGTGCAGTTCGCCATCCCCGGTCACCCCGGGCCGGGTGCCGCGGGCGACAACGACGGCCCCCTCGCCGGAATCACGGTCGTGGCCACGGGCAGCCTCGAGGGGTTCACCCGCGAGGGCGCGCTCGAGGCGATCATCGCGGCCGGCGGAAAGGCCGCATCGAGCGTCTCGAAGAAGACCGACTTCGTGGCGGCCGGCCCCGGCGCCGGCTCGAAACTCGGCAAGGCCGAAGACCTCGGCATCCGGATCCTCGACGCCGCCGAGTTCGCGCGCCTGCTCGAGGGCGGTCCCGCGGCGGTGGCGCTGCCGGAGGACGACAGCGACGAGGCGCCGTCGGAGGACGCCAGCACGGCGATCCCGTCGGAGACCGACAGCGCGGGCGATGACGCGGTCGAGAGCGCCGTCGACAGCGAGACCGCCGCTCCGGCGAAGTAG
- the mnmA gene encoding tRNA 2-thiouridine(34) synthase MnmA, which produces MKVVAAMSGGVDSAVAAARAVEAGHEVVGVHLALSRMPGTLRTGARGCCTIEDSMDAQRAANIIGIPYYVWDFSERFKLDVVEDFIDEYAAGRTPNPCMRCNERIKFSALLEKALALGFDAVATGHYADVRRDANGNAELHRAATWAKDQSYVLGVLTADQLEHSLFPLGSTPSKAEVRAEAAARGFSVANKPDSHDICFIPDGNTRGWLAEKVGAEQGDILDRSGKVLGTHEGALAFTIGQRKGLSIGYPSDDGMPRFVLEVQPKTNTVVVGPKEALDLSELAGTKFTWAGLGPVESGIASIDENGAITPFDCEVQIRAHADPVAAVVFVEQGEMVIRPVEPINGVSPGQTAVVYVGTRVLGQCTIARTVSAVPVPA; this is translated from the coding sequence ATGAAGGTTGTAGCGGCAATGAGCGGCGGCGTGGACTCGGCGGTAGCCGCGGCACGCGCCGTCGAAGCGGGTCACGAAGTCGTCGGGGTGCACCTCGCGCTGAGCCGCATGCCGGGCACCCTGCGCACCGGCGCCCGCGGCTGCTGCACCATCGAGGACTCCATGGACGCTCAGCGTGCCGCCAACATCATCGGCATCCCGTACTACGTGTGGGACTTCTCCGAGCGGTTCAAGCTCGACGTGGTCGAGGACTTCATCGACGAGTACGCCGCCGGCCGCACCCCGAACCCGTGCATGCGCTGCAACGAACGCATCAAGTTCTCCGCACTGCTCGAGAAGGCGCTCGCGCTCGGATTCGACGCGGTCGCCACCGGACATTATGCGGATGTGCGCCGTGATGCGAACGGCAACGCCGAACTGCACCGCGCGGCCACCTGGGCGAAAGATCAGAGCTACGTTCTCGGCGTGCTCACGGCTGACCAGCTGGAGCACTCGCTCTTCCCGCTCGGCTCCACGCCGTCGAAGGCAGAGGTGCGTGCGGAGGCCGCCGCCCGCGGCTTCAGCGTGGCCAACAAGCCCGACTCGCACGACATTTGCTTCATCCCCGACGGCAACACCCGCGGCTGGCTCGCCGAGAAGGTGGGCGCCGAGCAGGGCGACATTCTCGACCGCTCCGGCAAGGTGCTCGGCACCCACGAGGGCGCGCTCGCGTTCACGATCGGCCAGCGCAAGGGACTCTCCATCGGGTACCCCAGCGACGACGGTATGCCGCGTTTTGTGCTCGAGGTGCAACCGAAGACCAACACCGTGGTCGTCGGGCCGAAGGAAGCCCTCGACCTCTCCGAGCTCGCCGGCACCAAGTTCACCTGGGCCGGCCTCGGCCCCGTCGAGTCGGGAATCGCCTCGATCGACGAAAACGGCGCGATCACCCCGTTCGACTGCGAGGTGCAGATCCGCGCCCACGCCGACCCCGTCGCCGCCGTCGTCTTCGTGGAGCAGGGCGAGATGGTCATCCGCCCGGTCGAACCGATCAACGGCGTATCGCCCGGCCAGACCGCCGTGGTCTACGTGGGCACCCGCGTCCTCGGCCAGTGCACGATCGCGCGCACGGTCAGCGCCGTACCGGTTCCGGCCTAG
- a CDS encoding cysteine desulfurase family protein, translating into MPIYLDHAATSPMPPEVIAAYASALAVVGNPSSIHSQGQNAKRMLEEAREQVAASVGADSVEVTFTGGGTEAVNLGIKGLWWARVSHPPTGSGTATRRGRILVPMGEHHATIDAIEWLEKHEGAVIDWIPIDALGRIDLVALEHALGDDVAFVTVLSANNEVGTLQPVAEIAALAARHGVPVHVDAIAEYGYVPIDFHALGVAALSISAHKIGGPVGVGALVIARSTTIVPLLHGGNQQRARSGTQDVAGAVAFGLAARAATADIEGHAARLRDLRDRLVAGIRTAVPSAVLRGDPSADGRLPGNAHFTFPGCEGDSLLFLLDVAGFSVSTGSACQAGVPEASHVLTAMGLSEADARGALRMTLGSHTTSGEVDALVAALPDAVARAARAGLAEHAPTFGR; encoded by the coding sequence ATGCCCATCTACCTCGATCACGCGGCGACGTCACCCATGCCGCCCGAGGTCATCGCCGCCTACGCGTCGGCTCTCGCCGTGGTCGGCAACCCGTCGTCGATCCACAGCCAGGGGCAGAACGCCAAGCGCATGCTCGAGGAGGCGCGCGAGCAGGTGGCCGCATCGGTCGGCGCCGACTCGGTCGAGGTCACCTTCACCGGCGGCGGCACCGAGGCCGTGAACCTCGGGATCAAGGGGCTGTGGTGGGCGCGGGTTTCGCACCCTCCGACAGGATCAGGGACCGCGACCCGCAGGGGGCGCATCCTCGTGCCGATGGGCGAGCACCACGCCACCATCGACGCGATCGAGTGGCTCGAGAAGCACGAGGGCGCGGTGATCGACTGGATCCCGATCGACGCCCTCGGGCGCATCGACCTGGTCGCCCTCGAGCACGCGCTCGGCGACGACGTCGCCTTCGTCACCGTGCTCAGCGCCAACAACGAGGTCGGTACTCTGCAGCCGGTCGCCGAGATCGCGGCGCTCGCCGCCCGGCATGGCGTTCCGGTACACGTCGACGCCATCGCCGAATACGGCTACGTGCCGATCGACTTCCACGCGCTCGGCGTCGCCGCGCTCTCCATCTCCGCGCACAAGATCGGCGGCCCGGTCGGCGTCGGCGCCCTCGTCATCGCGCGCAGTACGACGATCGTGCCGCTGCTGCACGGTGGCAACCAGCAGCGTGCCCGCTCCGGCACGCAAGACGTGGCCGGCGCCGTCGCGTTCGGGCTGGCCGCACGAGCGGCCACCGCCGACATCGAGGGCCACGCCGCCCGACTGCGCGACCTCCGCGACCGGCTCGTGGCGGGCATCCGAACCGCCGTGCCGTCCGCGGTGCTCCGCGGCGACCCGTCGGCCGACGGCCGCCTGCCGGGCAACGCGCACTTCACGTTCCCCGGCTGCGAGGGCGACTCGCTGCTCTTCCTGCTCGACGTCGCCGGATTTTCGGTCTCCACCGGTTCGGCCTGCCAGGCCGGGGTTCCGGAGGCATCGCACGTGCTGACCGCGATGGGACTCAGTGAGGCGGATGCCCGTGGGGCCCTCCGCATGACGCTCGGCTCCCACACGACCAGCGGAGAAGTCGACGCGCTGGTCGCCGCCCTGCCCGACGCGGTAGCCCGCGCCGCCCGCGCGGGGCTCGCCGAGCACGCGCCGACCTTCGGCCGCTAG
- the glgX gene encoding glycogen debranching protein GlgX, translating into MTSAPPIGPLGVVQTEDGGELRVWSANATAMELCLYDERDANWLVSAVPMVRGDDDVWSARSPALVPGARYSVRASGPTGPTHRFEPTLDLIDPYARGLARTAKGEWRSYVQDDAFDWEGVGKPAVPMDHVVIYEAHVKGLTKLNPDLPEELRGTYAGLGHPSTIEYLRALGVTSVELLPIHQSVSEQRLIKQGLTNYWGYNTLNFFTPHAEYATREAQAGGTGAVLREVKTMVKNLHAAGLEVLLDVVYNHTAEEGPTGPTTSLRGIDNESYYRQNSKGEYIDVTGCGNTVDFAIPAARQLVLDSLKYWANEVQIDGFRFDLAVTLGRDERVEFDPEHPLLAAIVDDPQLAGVKMIAEPWDVGMGGWQVSRFPSGWSEWNDGYRDRTRDFWLTDIAAARANGIAPNGIGSLARRLAGSAHVFPQNRGPMASVNFVTAHDGFTMADLTSYYTKHNLGNGEKNRDGTGDNHSFNHGVEGPTDDTEILAARRKTMRNLLGTLVLSAGIPMITAGDEFGRTQRGNNNAYCHDSELTWLSWQRDDWQTELLGVTTLLTRLRRENPALRPRHFSRFGETVPSATQMDWYNKEGLSMSDDDWDSPAERTLQYLAASTPEIEEFNRILLIVHGLEGAITVTLPEHEGVTGYELLWDSATTSLDPEQHAPGSDLTVPGTSMRLYRAH; encoded by the coding sequence ATGACCAGCGCCCCTCCGATCGGCCCCCTCGGCGTAGTCCAGACGGAAGACGGCGGCGAGCTGCGTGTCTGGTCGGCCAACGCCACCGCGATGGAACTGTGCCTCTACGACGAGCGCGACGCCAACTGGCTGGTCTCGGCCGTGCCCATGGTGCGCGGCGACGACGACGTCTGGTCGGCCCGCTCGCCCGCCCTCGTGCCGGGGGCACGGTATTCGGTGCGCGCATCCGGCCCCACCGGACCCACGCACCGCTTCGAACCGACCCTCGACCTCATCGACCCGTACGCGCGTGGCCTCGCCCGCACCGCGAAGGGCGAGTGGCGTTCCTATGTCCAGGATGACGCGTTCGACTGGGAGGGCGTGGGCAAGCCCGCCGTCCCGATGGACCACGTCGTGATCTACGAGGCCCACGTGAAGGGCCTCACCAAGCTCAACCCCGACCTGCCCGAAGAGCTGCGCGGCACCTACGCCGGCCTCGGCCACCCGTCGACGATCGAGTACCTCAGGGCGCTCGGCGTCACCTCGGTCGAGCTGCTGCCGATCCACCAGTCGGTGAGCGAGCAGCGTCTCATCAAGCAGGGGCTCACCAACTACTGGGGGTACAACACCCTCAACTTCTTCACCCCGCACGCCGAGTACGCGACCCGGGAGGCGCAGGCGGGCGGAACCGGCGCGGTGCTGCGCGAGGTGAAGACCATGGTCAAGAACCTCCACGCCGCAGGCCTCGAGGTACTGCTCGACGTCGTCTACAACCACACCGCGGAGGAGGGTCCGACCGGCCCGACCACGAGCCTGCGCGGCATCGACAACGAGTCGTACTACCGGCAGAACTCCAAGGGCGAGTACATCGACGTGACCGGCTGCGGCAACACCGTCGACTTCGCGATCCCCGCGGCCAGGCAGCTCGTGCTCGACTCGCTCAAATACTGGGCCAACGAGGTGCAGATCGACGGTTTCCGGTTCGACCTGGCCGTGACGCTCGGGCGCGACGAACGGGTCGAGTTCGACCCCGAGCATCCGCTGCTCGCCGCGATCGTCGACGACCCGCAGCTCGCGGGCGTGAAGATGATTGCCGAGCCCTGGGACGTGGGCATGGGCGGCTGGCAGGTCAGCCGCTTCCCCTCCGGCTGGAGCGAGTGGAACGACGGCTACCGCGACCGCACCCGCGACTTCTGGCTCACCGACATCGCGGCCGCCCGGGCGAACGGCATCGCCCCCAACGGCATCGGCTCGCTGGCACGTCGGCTCGCGGGGTCTGCGCACGTCTTCCCGCAGAATCGCGGGCCCATGGCATCCGTCAATTTCGTCACGGCGCACGACGGCTTCACCATGGCCGACCTCACCTCGTATTACACGAAGCACAACCTCGGCAACGGCGAGAAGAACCGTGACGGCACCGGCGACAACCACTCGTTCAACCACGGCGTCGAGGGACCGACGGATGACACGGAGATCCTGGCCGCGCGGCGCAAGACGATGCGCAACCTGCTGGGAACGCTGGTGCTGAGCGCCGGCATCCCGATGATCACGGCCGGCGACGAATTCGGACGCACCCAACGCGGCAACAACAACGCCTACTGCCACGACAGCGAACTCACCTGGCTGTCCTGGCAGCGCGACGACTGGCAGACCGAGCTGCTGGGGGTCACGACCCTGCTCACCCGCCTGCGCCGCGAGAACCCGGCGTTGCGTCCCAGGCACTTCAGCCGGTTCGGCGAGACGGTTCCGAGCGCCACGCAGATGGACTGGTACAACAAAGAGGGCCTCTCGATGTCGGACGACGACTGGGACTCCCCCGCCGAGCGCACCCTGCAGTACCTCGCCGCGTCGACGCCCGAGATCGAGGAGTTCAACCGCATCCTGCTCATCGTGCACGGGCTCGAAGGCGCGATCACGGTCACGCTGCCGGAGCACGAGGGCGTCACCGGCTACGAGCTGCTGTGGGACTCCGCGACCACCTCCCTCGACCCCGAACAGCACGCCCCCGGCAGCGACCTCACGGTGCCGGGCACATCGATGCGGCTGTACCGGGCGCACTGA
- the ybaK gene encoding Cys-tRNA(Pro) deacylase, giving the protein MAKHSDAAAGGTPATMALTAAGIRFLPHAYAHDPANTNFGTEAATMLGLDPEQVFKTLLADVDGSLVVAIVPVTGMLDLRALARAVGGKKAVMADPAVAQRKTGYIVGGISPIGQKTPHPTVLDETAELYASIFVSGGRRGFDIELAPADLIAVTNGRVAAIAKE; this is encoded by the coding sequence ATGGCAAAGCATTCGGATGCCGCGGCGGGCGGCACTCCCGCGACGATGGCGCTCACCGCGGCGGGCATCCGCTTCCTCCCGCACGCCTACGCGCACGACCCGGCGAACACCAACTTCGGCACCGAGGCGGCGACAATGCTCGGCCTCGACCCCGAGCAGGTGTTCAAGACGCTGCTCGCCGATGTCGACGGCTCGCTGGTCGTGGCGATCGTCCCGGTCACGGGCATGCTCGACCTGCGCGCCCTCGCCCGCGCCGTCGGCGGCAAGAAGGCCGTGATGGCCGACCCCGCCGTCGCGCAGCGCAAGACCGGCTACATCGTCGGCGGCATCAGCCCGATCGGACAGAAGACACCGCACCCGACCGTGCTCGACGAGACCGCGGAGCTCTACGCCTCGATCTTCGTCTCCGGCGGGCGCCGCGGCTTCGACATCGAACTCGCCCCGGCCGACCTGATCGCCGTCACGAACGGGCGGGTCGCGGCGATCGCCAAGGAGTAG